One Vespa crabro chromosome 9, iyVesCrab1.2, whole genome shotgun sequence genomic region harbors:
- the LOC124426871 gene encoding COP9 signalosome complex subunit 8 isoform X1, producing the protein MVLNEVGKFLLELEKAELEAPAGVASAQTYAQLLAMYLYQNDLCNAKCLWKRIPSNLKDANSELGRIWAVGKHMWQRDWPAVHVALNADWSEDVSGIMTALKDSVREQAMTLISKAYSSLGLTVLAAMTGLALEEAQQAAMERGWSIDGSMVQPVKIDKEQCIFTNEICLTEDQLKKLTQFVSFLEN; encoded by the exons ATGGTGCTAAACGAAGTTGGCAAATTCCTTCTCGAATTGGAGAAAGCCGAATTAGAG GCACCTGCTGGAGTTGCGTCGGCACAAACTTATGCTCAACTATTGGCTATGTATCTGTACCAGAATGATTT ATGCAACGCAAAGTGCTTGTGGAAACGAATACCGTCGAATCTGAAGGATGCTAATTCGGAATTGGGCCGAATATGGGCGGTAGGGAAACACATGTGGCAACGGGACTGGCCCGCGGTGCACGTAGCTCTCAACGCGGATTGGAGCGAGGACGTTTCCGGGATCATGACTGCTCTGAAAG ATAGCGTTCGCGAGCAAGCGATGACGCTGATATCCAAGGCTTACTCGTCGTTAGGTTTGACGGTGCTCGCAGCGATGACGGGTCTTGCATTGGAAGAGGCTCAACAGGCGGCGATGGAAAGGGGCTGGAGCATAGACGGGTCGATGGTCCAACCGGTTAAAATCGACAAGGAACAATGCATCTTTACCAACGAGATCTGCCTGACGGAGGATCAACTGAAAAAGCTCACGCAATTTGTCTCCTTCTTGGAGAATTAA
- the LOC124426871 gene encoding COP9 signalosome complex subunit 8 isoform X2, whose protein sequence is MYLYQNDLCNAKCLWKRIPSNLKDANSELGRIWAVGKHMWQRDWPAVHVALNADWSEDVSGIMTALKDSVREQAMTLISKAYSSLGLTVLAAMTGLALEEAQQAAMERGWSIDGSMVQPVKIDKEQCIFTNEICLTEDQLKKLTQFVSFLEN, encoded by the exons ATGTATCTGTACCAGAATGATTT ATGCAACGCAAAGTGCTTGTGGAAACGAATACCGTCGAATCTGAAGGATGCTAATTCGGAATTGGGCCGAATATGGGCGGTAGGGAAACACATGTGGCAACGGGACTGGCCCGCGGTGCACGTAGCTCTCAACGCGGATTGGAGCGAGGACGTTTCCGGGATCATGACTGCTCTGAAAG ATAGCGTTCGCGAGCAAGCGATGACGCTGATATCCAAGGCTTACTCGTCGTTAGGTTTGACGGTGCTCGCAGCGATGACGGGTCTTGCATTGGAAGAGGCTCAACAGGCGGCGATGGAAAGGGGCTGGAGCATAGACGGGTCGATGGTCCAACCGGTTAAAATCGACAAGGAACAATGCATCTTTACCAACGAGATCTGCCTGACGGAGGATCAACTGAAAAAGCTCACGCAATTTGTCTCCTTCTTGGAGAATTAA
- the LOC124426873 gene encoding uncharacterized protein LOC124426873 isoform X3, with amino-acid sequence MRRKGNERQDTLLIVTTLSIMLPITLNAAFREDCKDRLMDLFTKICCDNDRLKRGIEKFDFKKTDYKKFELTESIDVSLERENKSTSFDKHEKRDISEKIANPKGEHIVDVNFDSIREDFHKQTRYYRSKSLPSASVLSQNVAVNNRKMKEP; translated from the exons ATGAGGAGGAAAGGTAACGAAAGACAGGACACCTTATTAATCGTAACTACCCTCTCGATTATGCTGCCGATAACGTTAAACGCGGCTTTTAGAGAAGATTGCAAAGATCGGCTGATGGATCTCTTCACGAAGATCTGTTGTGACAACGATCGCCTCAAAAGAGGTatcgaaaaatttgattttaaaaagaCGGACTATAAGAAATTCGAGCTAACCGAATCTATTG aTGTTTCCCTAGAGCGGGAGAACAAATCTACATCCTTCGATAAACACGAGAAGAGAGATATCTCTGAGAAAATAGCAAATCCAAAGGGAGAGCATATCGTGGATGTTAATTTTGATTCTATCCGGGAAGATTTTCACAAACAAACACggtattatcgatcgaaatctCTTCCATCTGCTTCCGTACTGTCTCAGAATGTTGCGGTAAATAATCGTAAGATGAAAG AACCATAA
- the LOC124426869 gene encoding ypt/Rab-type GTPase ypt7 codes for MATVKVTEQKVILCGEYGVGKTSIFRRFANNSFVASNDRKSTLGLDNIDKEYIVDDRRIRLQLWDTGGMERVASVTSSYYKFAEAAILVFALDNSTSFHLLSQHLLDIVTYAENAKIFLCGNKSDLEGVTPQVTDAEMEQFCEQCHNLISGTYKTSCKTGEGIHEMFEDIAQHLVEANRSRMELHEMDKDRFKISYIDEATDPSCLC; via the exons ATGGCTACCGTCAAAGTAACGGAGCAAAAAGTCATTCTTTGTGGTGAATATGGTGTTGGGAAAACGTCTATATTCAGGCGATTCGCGAACAATTCTTTCGTCGCAAGTAACGATCGAAAATCGACGCTTGgtctcgataatatcgacaaagaATATATAGTCGACGACAGACGAATACGT TTACAATTATGGGATACCGGAGGTATGGAGAGAGTAGCATCCGTAACATCGAGTTACTACAAGTTTGCCGAAGCAGCTATTCTGGTATTTGCTCTAGATAACTCAAcgtcttttcatcttttatctCAGCATCTATTGGATATAGTTACGTATGCGGAAAAcgcaaagatttttctttgcgGTAATAAAAGTGACTTGGAAGGGGTCACTCCGCAAGTCACGGATGCGGAAATGGAACAATTTTG CGAGCAATGTCATAACTTAATCTCTGGAACTTACAAAACGTCTTGTAAAACCGGAGAAGGAATACATGAAATGTTCGAGGACATTGCGCAGCATCTAGTTGAAGCTAATCGATCTCGTATGGAACTTCACGAAATGGACAAggatcgttttaaaatttcCTATATCGACGAAGCTACCGATCCATCCTGTttatgttaa
- the LOC124426727 gene encoding insulin-like: MTSKRYCSTTGIKGFGTATWIVVTIFLLLNILGTMDCAPYRRSHLRTLRLCSKRLSDALYLVCSERGYNEPFSYSGEDEPRGPTGPGLVEECCYHSCSYVQLEQYCKPTSEEKRGGASPYTIGAKTLTISIDND, translated from the exons ATGACGTCGAAAAGATATTGTTCGACAACGGGAATCAAAGGATTTGGCACGGCAACTTGGATCGTCGTGACGATCTTTCTCCTTTTGAATATTCTCGGGACGATGGATTGCGCGCCTTACAGAAGATCTCATTTGAGAACACTGAGGTTGTGCTCGAAAAGGCTCAGCGACGCGTTGTACTTGGTGTGCAGCGAGCGAGGATACAACGAACCCTTCTCCTATAGCGGCGAAGATGAGCCACGCGGTCCTACTGGCCCTGGACTCGTCGAAGAATGTTGTTATCATTCCTGCAGCTACGTACAGCTCGAGCAGTACTGCAAGCCAACGTCCGAGGAGAAGCGGGGAG GTGCTTCGCCTTACACCATCGGTGCAAAGACTCTTACCATTTCTATTGACAACGATTGA
- the LOC124426873 gene encoding uncharacterized protein LOC124426873 isoform X2 — MRRKGNERQDTLLIVTTLSIMLPITLNAAFREDCKDRLMDLFTKICCDNDRLKRGIEKFDFKKTDYKKFELTESIDVSLERENKSTSFDKHEKRDISEKIANPKGEHIVDVNFDSIREDFHKQTRYYRSKSLPSASVLSQNVAVNNRKMKEGKR, encoded by the exons ATGAGGAGGAAAGGTAACGAAAGACAGGACACCTTATTAATCGTAACTACCCTCTCGATTATGCTGCCGATAACGTTAAACGCGGCTTTTAGAGAAGATTGCAAAGATCGGCTGATGGATCTCTTCACGAAGATCTGTTGTGACAACGATCGCCTCAAAAGAGGTatcgaaaaatttgattttaaaaagaCGGACTATAAGAAATTCGAGCTAACCGAATCTATTG aTGTTTCCCTAGAGCGGGAGAACAAATCTACATCCTTCGATAAACACGAGAAGAGAGATATCTCTGAGAAAATAGCAAATCCAAAGGGAGAGCATATCGTGGATGTTAATTTTGATTCTATCCGGGAAGATTTTCACAAACAAACACggtattatcgatcgaaatctCTTCCATCTGCTTCCGTACTGTCTCAGAATGTTGCGGTAAATAATCGTAAGATGAAAG AGGGAAAACGATGA
- the LOC124426873 gene encoding uncharacterized protein LOC124426873 isoform X1, translating into MRRKGNERQDTLLIVTTLSIMLPITLNAAFREDCKDRLMDLFTKICCDNDRLKRGIEKFDFKKTDYKKFELTESIDVSLERENKSTSFDKHEKRDISEKIANPKGEHIVDVNFDSIREDFHKQTRYYRSKSLPSASVLSQNVAVNNRKMKAEERMPIVNHLAEP; encoded by the exons ATGAGGAGGAAAGGTAACGAAAGACAGGACACCTTATTAATCGTAACTACCCTCTCGATTATGCTGCCGATAACGTTAAACGCGGCTTTTAGAGAAGATTGCAAAGATCGGCTGATGGATCTCTTCACGAAGATCTGTTGTGACAACGATCGCCTCAAAAGAGGTatcgaaaaatttgattttaaaaagaCGGACTATAAGAAATTCGAGCTAACCGAATCTATTG aTGTTTCCCTAGAGCGGGAGAACAAATCTACATCCTTCGATAAACACGAGAAGAGAGATATCTCTGAGAAAATAGCAAATCCAAAGGGAGAGCATATCGTGGATGTTAATTTTGATTCTATCCGGGAAGATTTTCACAAACAAACACggtattatcgatcgaaatctCTTCCATCTGCTTCCGTACTGTCTCAGAATGTTGCGGTAAATAATCGTAAGATGAAAG CGGAAGAACGAATGCCAATAGTTAATCATCTTGCAGAACCATAA
- the LOC124426866 gene encoding cysteine desulfurase, mitochondrial, which translates to MFRPTRSLMITLRQVKDCRSLSRFSQQFSEITEYESPITDEYKRGPLEGRSLYLDAQATTPMDPRVLDKMMLYFTSYYGNPHSRTHMYGWETEAAIEHARKQVADLIGADKKEIIFTSGATECNNIAVKGVARFYKSRKNHVITTQTEHKCVLDSCRALEAEGFDVTYLPVKSNGLIDIDQLEAAITPATSLVSVMTVNNEIGVRQPIEQIGAICRKRKVFFHTDAAQAVGKIPLDVNAMNIDLMSISGHKIYGPKGIGALYVRRRPRVRIEALQSGGGQERGMRSGTVPAPLAVGLGAACDLARSEMEYDHKYITNLSNILIEKLMSNLPQVVRNGDSIAWYPGCVNLSFACVEGESLLMALKEIALSSGSACTSASLEPSYVLRAIGASEDLAHSSIRFGIGRFTTLEEIEYTAKHTIEEVKKLRDMSPLWEMIEDGIDLKTIKWTQH; encoded by the exons atgtttCGACCGACTAGAAGTTTAATGATAACGTTACGGCAAGTTAAAGATTGTCGTTCTTTAAGTAGGTTTAGTCAACAATTTTCAGAAATCACCGAATACGAat CTCCTATCACCGATGAATATAAGAGAGGACCTTTGGAAGGTAGATCGCTTTATTTAGATGCTCAAGCTACAACACCTATG GACCCACGAGTATTGGATAAGATGATGTTATATTTTACTTCTTATTATGGAAATCCACATTCTAGAACCCACATGTATGGATGGGAAACAGAAGCTGCAATAGAACATGCTCGTAAA CAAGTGGCAGATCTGATAGGTGccgataaaaaagagattattttTACGTCTGGTGCAACAGAATGCAATAATATTGCTGTAAAGGGCGTAGCAAGGTTTtataaatcaagaaaaaatcaTGTTATAACAACACAAACT gAGCACAAATGTGTATTAGATTCATGCAGAGCCTTGGAGGCAGAAGGATTTGACGTGACATATCTACCAGTTAAATCAAATGGACTTATCGATATCGATCAATTAGAAGCCGCTATTACGCCTGCCACATCGCTCGTTTCTGTAATGAcggttaataatgaaattggtGTTAGACAACCCATCGAACAGATTGGTGCTATTTGCAG aaagagaaaggtttTTTTTCATACCGATGCAGCTCAAGCCGTTGGCAAGATACCGCTTGATGTTAATGCGATGAACATTGATCTCATGTCTATTAGTGGTCATAAAATATATGGACCCAAag GTATTGGAGCACTCTATGTAAGACGAAGGCCACGTGTTCGCATTGAAGCGTTACAAAGCGGAGGTGGACAGGAACGAGGTATGAGAAGCGGAACTGTTCCAGCACCTTTGGCTGTTGGGCTTGGTGCTGCTTGTGACTTGGCACGATCAGAAATGGAG TatgatcataaatatattacgaatCTTTCAAATATCTTGATCGAAAAACTTATGTCTAATTTACCACAAGTTGTACGCAATGGGGACTCAATTGCTTGGTATCCTGGATGCGTTAATTTGTCATTTGCATGTGTAGAAGGAGAATCATTACTAATGGCACTGAAAGAAATAGCCTTAAGTAGTGGTTCTGCATGCACAAGTGCAAGTTTAGAACCTAGTTACGTGTTAAGAGCAATTGGAGCATCGGAAGATCTGGCGCACTCTAGTATCAG ATTCGGTATTGGCCGGTTTACTACGCTGGAGGAAATCGAATATACTGCAAAACATACGATTGAAGAAGTTAAGAAACTTCGCGATATGAG TCCCTTGTGGGAGATGATTGAAGATGGAATCGATTTAAAAACTATCAAATGGACTCAGCattag